The following nucleotide sequence is from Longimicrobium sp..
GTAGTTGTCGCCCACGATGGTGGTGCGCGGGTCGAAGTCGGGGTTCAGCGCGTACAGCACCCGCTCCTCCAGGTCCTTGCGCTGCTCGATCACCTGCCGGGGCGAGTACCCCTGCTGCGCGAGCCCCAGGTAGAGCTGCTTCGCCGCCCCCACGTCCTGCCGGATCGACTGGATGCGCGAGACGTTCTCCACCGTCAGCGAGTCGGCGCCTACCTGCGTGCGCAGGATGGCCAGGGCGCGGTTCAGCGCCTTTTCGTACTCGCGGATCTGGGCGAGCGACTGCTGCGCGCCCGTCCGCTGCCGCTCCACCTGCGGCTTGACCTCGCGGAAGAGGTCGTACTCGCGCCGGGCCTCGCCGCGCAGCGTGTCCGGGTTTGCGCCCTCGTAGCGGCGGAGCTGGCCGTAGATGCGGATCACCTCGTAGGTGTCCACGCTCACGTTCCGCCCGTCGCGCCCGCCGATGAAGTTCCAGCCGTGGACGTCGTCCGCGTAGCCGTTGCCGTCGTCGTCGCGACCGTTCCCCGCCACCTCGCGCGGGTTGGTCCACAGGCTCCCGTCCAGGTCGGGGTGCCCCACGTCGGTGCCGGAGTCGATGATGGCGACCACGACGGAGCGCGCGGGCCGGCGGTTCGCCAGCACCTCGCGGTACAGCCGCTCCGCGCCGATCCCCGGGTAGCGCCCTTCCTGGTGCCACCAGTTGGCTGGCGAGGTATCCTGCTGCGCCAGCGCGGAGGCGTGGGCCACCGACGCGCCCTGGGCCTGCGCCGGAATGCAGACGCCGAGCGAAAGCGCCACGGCGCCGAGCAGACGAACGAAATTCATAGCGTTCCTCGAACTGGGTGAATCCGCGCAAAGCACGGCTGAGGCGCCGTTAGACCCCGCCGCCGCCCTGGCGTTCCGCCGCGCCTACTCGGCGGCGGACGGAAACGCGGCGATGCGGCGGGTGAGCTCCTCGTGCGCGCCCCACACGATCCCCTCGCGGCGCCGCAGCTCGTCCAGCCGGTCCGCGGCGGGCGGTGCGGGTGCCAGCAGCGCGACCACCTGCCGCACGTACGCGCGGGCGTTCTCCTCCGGGATCGGCTCGCGTGTGGCGAACGCCTCGTCCATCTGCACGATCAGCTCGGAGTAGGGCCGCAGCCACGCGAACGCCTCGTGCTGAATCAGCATCTGGAGGAAGTGCCCGCTGGACATGGGCCCGCTGCGCCGCTCGATCTCCCCGCGCTCGGCGTCGATCAGCGCCTTGTGGAGCCGCAGCAGCCCGAGCCTCACGTCCTTGAGGCGGTCGCGGATCGGGTCGGGCGGAAGCTCGGGACGGGGGATGCGGGACGCCATCGGTTTGCCTCGCGTTTCGGGTTCATTTGCGAGGCCCAGACGAAAGAAGCGCGCCGCCAGACAAAAGGAAAAAGCCTCACACAGAGACCACAGAGGGAACTGCAAGCCACAGAGAACCCCGTTCTGCTTTTTCTCTGTGTCTCTGTGTGAGCCAATTACGATCGCTGCTCCGCCGCCGCATCCCGCAGCGCACGCCCCAGCGCCTCCACCTCCGCGTACGACCATCCACGGGACAGGTGGCGGACGGCCATCACGCGCATGCTCCCCCACGGCGCCGGCACGGGATCGAAGCGCTCGGAGGGAAGCTGACCGGCCCCCAGCAAGCGTCGCAGGTGGTCCGCCGCTTCCTTGCCGTGGGCGAGCAGGGCCGCGGGGCGCACCGCGTCCAGCACGAAGTCGAACACGTCCGTGCGGCGCAGGTCGGCGGCGAGGTCGCGCTCGGCGGGCGTGGGAGTGGAGAAGACGTTGGTGTCCAGGCAGCGGACCGGCGCGGCTTCCTTCATGATCCGCCCCAGCATCCGCCGCGTGGGCGTGATCTCCGCCTTCCCCGCCGCCCGCCGCTGCGCGCGCGACGCCTCCGCCCAGATCGTGCGGTGGAAGCCGTACCCGCGCTCCCAGAAGCTCCAGTAGTCCAGCTCCAGCGCCGTCGCCGGGTTGGAGCCGACGATGAACGCGCGGCACTCCAGCGGCGATCCCTCGCACACGAAAGGGCGCACGAACGCGGGAGAGCCGATGCGCGCCCGCAGCCCGCGCTCGAACTCGTCCAGCGCCGTCACGTCCACCGCCCTACCGGGCCGCCTGGCGCGACTCCACGTAGAAATTCTCGTCCACCCGCAGCCGCAAGTCGCCGCGCGAGGGGAGAGCGAGCGTCTGCCAGCGCTCCGTGGGGCGCAGCGTCCGCATCGCCCCTCCCTGCACCGACACGCGCACCGGCATCGCGAAGCCGGGCACGACGTTGGCCCAGCGGTAGCCGAGCTGTCCGTTGCGCACCCGGTACTCCAGCACGGGAATCTTGGTGGTGGTCAGGTACTGCTGGAAGACGCGCGACAGGTCGATGCCGGCCTGCTGGCTCATGTAGCGCTGCACCTGCGCGCCGGTGACGGTCTGGTGGCGAAAGGTGGAGTTCAGGCCGCGAAGGATGCCGCGCCACTTGTCGTCATTCCCGATCACCTGACGGATGGTGTGGAGCATGTTGTGGCCCTTGTAGTACATGTCGCCCGACCCTTCCTCGTTGATGCCGTAGCGGCCGACGATGGGACGGTCGTTCTCGACGTTCTTGCGCAGCCCCACGGTGTAGCGGGCGCCCGCCTCCTTGCCGCGCAGGCACTCCACGTAGAGCGATTCCGAATAGCTCGTGAACCCCTCGTGCACCCACATGTCCGCGATGTCGCGGGTGGTGATGTTGTTGCCGAACCACTCGTGCCCGCTCTCGTGCACGATGATGAAGTCCCAGTCCAGCCCCTCCCCCGTCTGCGACAGGTCGCGGCCGCGGTAGCCGTTCTGGTAGTGGTTGCCGTACGCGATCGCGCTCTGGTGCTCCATCCCCAGGTGCGGCGTCTCCACCAGCTTGAAGCCGTCCTCATACCAGGGGAACGGGCCGAACCATCGCTCGAAGCAGGCGAGCATCGGCTTCACCTGCGCGAACTGGCGACGCGCGGCGGCCTCGTGGTACGCCAGCGGCCAGAAGTCCAGCGTCAGCGGTCCCCGCTCCCCCTGGTACGTGTCGCTGAAGTGCGTGTAGTTCCCCGCGTTGACCGCCACGTCGTAATTGTTGATCGGCTTCGATACGAACCACTCGTACGTCGTGGTTCCGTCGCCGTTCTTGCGGGTGCCGCGCAGGCGGCCGTTGGAGACGTTCACCATCGGATCGGGCACGGTGATGGCGACGCGCTGGCTGTCCGGCTCGTCGGCCTGCGTGTCCTTGTTGGGCCACCACGCGCTGGCGCCCAGCCCCTGCACCGCCGTCGCCACCCAGGGCGCGCCCGTGCTGTCCTGCCCCCACACGAATCCGCCGTCCCACGGCGCGTTGCGGGCGGCGCGCGGCTTCCCGCGGTAGTGCACGGCGATCGTCTTCCGCTCCCCCACCCGCTGCGCCGACTGGAGCGTCACGAAGAAGGCGTTCCCCTCGCGGCGGTACGACAGCCTGCGCCCGTCCTGCAGAATGCTGTCCACCTCCAGCGGCATCTGCAGGTCGATCTGCATCTCCCTGGCGGGCTGCAGCACGCGGTACGTGGTCGCCGTGCGCCCACTTATGCTCTGCGCCGCCGGGTCTATGCGCACGTCCAGGTCGTAGAACGAGACGTCCCACCACGCCCGCTGCGGGGTAATGGAGCCGCGCAGGGTGTCGGCGCGGGTGGGGCGCGCGGTCTCCTGCGCCTGCACGGCGCCGGGGAGCGCGAGAAAACCAACCAGCAGTGCGGCTGCGATGCGCATTGGCGGAGCGGGGTCGAAGACGGTTCACGGCACGGAAAAGCCCGGCCTCCCAAGCTCGGGGGCGCCGGGCTCACTGCGCAAGGGGCTGCCGTTCGATCGTGTTCCTGCTGCCCCCTTCGGAGCGGCAGCACAACCCTGCGGTACAGTGGGTCGCACGCAGAGACTCAGAGATACCGCGATGAGGTTCCTCCGTGCTTTTGTGTGTCTCTCCTACGTTAAACGGGGCGAATGGAACCTGCGATCGAATGGCCTCGGAATCGGCACGACAACTCCGGGGCAGAGTTCTATGCTCGTTGGGATCTCGCGCCACTCCTCTGCGTCCGTGAAGTGGGATGCCACCCATCGCCGCAGATCATAGCCGTTGCGCAACCTGAGGAGAGGCGCCTTGTTTCTCGCGAACCACTCCGCATCCGGCGTAAACGTGGTATTCGTGACTAGAACTCCAACGTCGAAGGGATTGGCACCCAGTACAGCCGAGAACTCCCGGATCGGCCTCGGCCCCAGATACTTCAGGGGCGAGCGATGGTGCTTGATCTGAGCAGCACCGACAAATGGAAAAAGAGTCTGAGCCTTAGGAAGGAAAATGAGATCGATGCCACCATCTTTCTTGTTATATGCACCAACCCTTTCGACGTGAAATCCCATAGCATCGAAACGTTCAGCGATGAATTCTTCAAATTGCTCGGGGGTTAGCTTATAAACTTCGGCGAAGTCATTGGTAAGGCGCTGCAGTAGCGGGCGTGTTGCGGAAACCAACCGGACTTGAGTAGTCCGTACGAGAGCTTCGTGGATCCCTCCGTCAAACTGCAGATTGATTTGCGCCCCGTCGGTGGACGGCAGCGGATGACGCCGCCACAATCTGGCAGAACTGGAGCCATTCTCCTCGATGATTCCCACACAAGTTTGGCATAGGTGGCGCACAGACTGACGGCTACGCGCCGCAGGATGCGGTTCGTCACGATAGTATGTATCACCTCGAGGGATGTGTGCCGTACAGATAAAGCACGTATACACGCTACGCGCGCGTGATTCACGAAGATAGAGCCTCATGCGATTTTCAGCTGTTCAGAAGAAGCAAGGAGGCGAAGATTGGGCGAAGGAGGAGCTGTTTGACATCCCAGGTTCGTCATCGGTCGTCCCGACGCTCTGCTCGCGCGGCAAGTTGTCTGGACGGGACAGGTGCTCGGCCCAACATCGTATGCGGCGGCGTGGTCTCAGGTGGGCAGTCTTTTGACGTGGGGATAGCGCAAGATCTGCGCGTCGGACGTTACCAGGGGACAGTCTAGGACCCGCGCGGTCGCGACGATGATCTGGTCCGCAGGGTCGCGATGAAACTCGCCTGGGAGCAGGGT
It contains:
- a CDS encoding S8 family peptidase encodes the protein MNFVRLLGAVALSLGVCIPAQAQGASVAHASALAQQDTSPANWWHQEGRYPGIGAERLYREVLANRRPARSVVVAIIDSGTDVGHPDLDGSLWTNPREVAGNGRDDDGNGYADDVHGWNFIGGRDGRNVSVDTYEVIRIYGQLRRYEGANPDTLRGEARREYDLFREVKPQVERQRTGAQQSLAQIREYEKALNRALAILRTQVGADSLTVENVSRIQSIRQDVGAAKQLYLGLAQQGYSPRQVIEQRKDLEERVLYALNPDFDPRTTIVGDNYANVSERVYGNRDVKGPFGDHGTHVAGIVAAERGNGVGIDGVAPAGTRLMILRTVPNGDERDKDVANAIRYAADNGANVINMSFGKGYSPQKRAVDDAVRYAESRGVLLVHAAGNDGENLNEKKNFPTPRFEGGGEARSWIEVGASSWEGPDRLAAPFSNWGKGQVDVFAPGAQILSTIPGGGYERNSGTSMAAPVVSGVAALLMSYFPNLTAVQVKQIILDSSTKYPTQMVVRPGTENERVRFADLSTTGGIVNVYAAFQMAERMSGARR
- a CDS encoding M1 family metallopeptidase, which produces MRIAAALLVGFLALPGAVQAQETARPTRADTLRGSITPQRAWWDVSFYDLDVRIDPAAQSISGRTATTYRVLQPAREMQIDLQMPLEVDSILQDGRRLSYRREGNAFFVTLQSAQRVGERKTIAVHYRGKPRAARNAPWDGGFVWGQDSTGAPWVATAVQGLGASAWWPNKDTQADEPDSQRVAITVPDPMVNVSNGRLRGTRKNGDGTTTYEWFVSKPINNYDVAVNAGNYTHFSDTYQGERGPLTLDFWPLAYHEAAARRQFAQVKPMLACFERWFGPFPWYEDGFKLVETPHLGMEHQSAIAYGNHYQNGYRGRDLSQTGEGLDWDFIIVHESGHEWFGNNITTRDIADMWVHEGFTSYSESLYVECLRGKEAGARYTVGLRKNVENDRPIVGRYGINEEGSGDMYYKGHNMLHTIRQVIGNDDKWRGILRGLNSTFRHQTVTGAQVQRYMSQQAGIDLSRVFQQYLTTTKIPVLEYRVRNGQLGYRWANVVPGFAMPVRVSVQGGAMRTLRPTERWQTLALPSRGDLRLRVDENFYVESRQAAR
- a CDS encoding restriction endonuclease; translation: MGIIEENGSSSARLWRRHPLPSTDGAQINLQFDGGIHEALVRTTQVRLVSATRPLLQRLTNDFAEVYKLTPEQFEEFIAERFDAMGFHVERVGAYNKKDGGIDLIFLPKAQTLFPFVGAAQIKHHRSPLKYLGPRPIREFSAVLGANPFDVGVLVTNTTFTPDAEWFARNKAPLLRLRNGYDLRRWVASHFTDAEEWREIPTSIELCPGVVVPIPRPFDRRFHSPRLT